A window from Drosophila subobscura isolate 14011-0131.10 chromosome O, UCBerk_Dsub_1.0, whole genome shotgun sequence encodes these proteins:
- the LOC117898305 gene encoding dynein regulatory complex subunit 4 isoform X1, whose translation MPPKGKKGKKGKKMPVLIDGVDTSAMTRDQLEAFAVRLKAEMDREREERNYFQLERDKIRTFWEITRQQLDETRYELQQKDKDIEATQDLSDIDKKHVMQQMKHLQFENHNKLGEVRAEAMTQLKLAQEHHVLQETELQKDKRQLRRILRERMEVGEMQLRQMETHFNEKLLDQRLTFERERKDNEMLHEEKMMEQKSKLDLFYSTQMFEVEERKNQQIRNLQDHHDGAFNDMKNYYNDITLNNLALIGSMKEQLEQLRKQTERSDRIAADTALENKRLREPLEQANIQLTEYRRKLEFYDRDKQQLSRLKSRNTKLEKKVKGLTWEAETLILRNDALVAERETLKERFNDVIVELQQKTGLKNVLLERKIAALLREDEKRSIILHETIATCAPNLADKLTSLDERVGNIVDEKNKTIIDLRYEVAKARKAHDDLLETYECKLKQFGVPSDNLGFTPLRDRDDKQLYICGPAGIVTKNK comes from the exons ATG CCACCAAAGGGGAAAAAGGGGAAGAAGGGCAAGAAGATGCCGG TGCTCATCGATGGCGTGGACACTTCGGCGATGACGCGCGACCAGCTGGAGGCATTCGCCGTGCGCCTCAAAGCGGAGATGGATCGCGAGCGGGAGGAGCGAAACTACTTCCAGCTGGAGAGGGACAAGATTCGCACCTTCTGGGAGATAACACGCCAGCAGCTGG ATGAGACGCGCTATGAGCTGCAGCAAAAGGACAAGGATATCGAGGCCACGCAGGACCTGTCGGACATCGACAAGAAGCATGTGATGCAGCAGATGAAGCATTTGCAGTTCGAGAATCACAACAAGCTGGGCGAGGTGCGGGCGGAGGCGATGACGCAGCTGAAGCTGGCCCAGGAGCACCACGTCCTGCAGGAGACCGAGCTGCAGAAGGATAAGCGCCAGCTGCGTCGCATCCTGCGCGAACGCATGGAGGTTGGCGAGATGCAGCTGCGCCAGATGGAGACTCACTTCAACGAGAAGCTGCT GGACCAGCGACTAACCTTCGAGCGGGAGCGCAAGGACAACGAGATGCTGCACGAGGAGAAGATGATGGAGCAAAAGTCCAAGCTGGATCTGTTCTACAGCACCCAGATGTTCGAGGTGGAGGAGCGCAAGAATCAGCAGATCAGGAACCTGCAGGACCATCACGACGGCGCCTTCAACGACATGAAGAACTACTACAACGACATCACACTCAACAATCTGGCCCTCATTGGCAGCAtgaaggagcagctggagcagctgcgcaAACAGACCGAACGCAGCGACCGCATCGCCGCGGACACGGCGCTGGAGAACAAGCGCCTCCGAGAGCCACTCGAGCAGGCCAACATCCAGTTGACCGAGTACCGCCGCAAGCTGGAGTTCTACGATCgggacaagcagcagctgagtcGCCTCAAGAGCCGCAACACGAAGCTGGAGAAGAAGGTGAAGGGCCTGACCTGGGAGGCGGAGACCCTGATCCTGCGCAACGATGCGCTCGTCGCCGAGCGGGAGACACTCAAGGAGCGCTTCAACGACGTCATTGTGGAGCTCCAGCAGAAGACGGGCCTGAAGAATGTCCTCCTGGAGCGCAAGATTGCGGCCCTGTTGCGCGAAGACGAGAAGCGCAGCATCATCCTGCACGAGACCATTGCCACGTGTGCGCCCAACTTAGCCGACAAACTAACCAGCCTGGACGAGCGGGTGGGCAATATCGTGGACGAGAAGAACAAAACGATTATTGATCTGCGCTACGAGGTGGCCAAGGCCCGCAAGGCCCACGACGATCTCCTCGAGACATACGAGTGTAAACTCAAGCAGTTCGGTGTGCCATCCGACAACCTGGGCTTCACACCACTCCGGGATCGAGACGATAAACAGCTCTACATATGCGGCCCAGCGGGCATCGTTACGAAAAACAAATag
- the LOC117898305 gene encoding dynein regulatory complex subunit 4 isoform X2, with amino-acid sequence MPPKGKKGKKGKKMPVLIDGVDTSAMTRDQLEAFAVRLKAEMDREREERNYFQLERDKIRTFWEITRQQLDETRYELQQKDKDIEATQDLSDIDKKHVMQQMKHLQFENHNKLGEVRAEAMTQLKLAQEHHVLQETELQKDKRQLRRILRERMEVGEMQLRQMETHFNEKLLWGPATNLRAGAQGQRDAARGEDDGAKVQAGSVLQHPDVRGGGAQESADQEPAGPSRRRLQRHEELLQRHHTQQSGPHWQHEGAAGAAAQTDRTQRPHRRGHGAGEQAPPRATRAGQHPVDRVPPQAGVLRSGQAAAESPQEPQHEAGEEGEGPDLGGGDPDPAQRCARRRAGDTQGALQRRHCGAPAEDGPEECPPGAQDCGPVARRREAQHHPARDHCHVCAQLSRQTNQPGRAGGQYRGREEQNDY; translated from the exons ATG CCACCAAAGGGGAAAAAGGGGAAGAAGGGCAAGAAGATGCCGG TGCTCATCGATGGCGTGGACACTTCGGCGATGACGCGCGACCAGCTGGAGGCATTCGCCGTGCGCCTCAAAGCGGAGATGGATCGCGAGCGGGAGGAGCGAAACTACTTCCAGCTGGAGAGGGACAAGATTCGCACCTTCTGGGAGATAACACGCCAGCAGCTGG ATGAGACGCGCTATGAGCTGCAGCAAAAGGACAAGGATATCGAGGCCACGCAGGACCTGTCGGACATCGACAAGAAGCATGTGATGCAGCAGATGAAGCATTTGCAGTTCGAGAATCACAACAAGCTGGGCGAGGTGCGGGCGGAGGCGATGACGCAGCTGAAGCTGGCCCAGGAGCACCACGTCCTGCAGGAGACCGAGCTGCAGAAGGATAAGCGCCAGCTGCGTCGCATCCTGCGCGAACGCATGGAGGTTGGCGAGATGCAGCTGCGCCAGATGGAGACTCACTTCAACGAGAAGCTGCTGTGG GGACCAGCGACTAACCTTCGAGCGGGAGCGCAAGGACAACGAGATGCTGCACGAGGAGAAGATGATGGAGCAAAAGTCCAAGCTGGATCTGTTCTACAGCACCCAGATGTTCGAGGTGGAGGAGCGCAAGAATCAGCAGATCAGGAACCTGCAGGACCATCACGACGGCGCCTTCAACGACATGAAGAACTACTACAACGACATCACACTCAACAATCTGGCCCTCATTGGCAGCAtgaaggagcagctggagcagctgcgcaAACAGACCGAACGCAGCGACCGCATCGCCGCGGACACGGCGCTGGAGAACAAGCGCCTCCGAGAGCCACTCGAGCAGGCCAACATCCAGTTGACCGAGTACCGCCGCAAGCTGGAGTTCTACGATCgggacaagcagcagctgagtcGCCTCAAGAGCCGCAACACGAAGCTGGAGAAGAAGGTGAAGGGCCTGACCTGGGAGGCGGAGACCCTGATCCTGCGCAACGATGCGCTCGTCGCCGAGCGGGAGACACTCAAGGAGCGCTTCAACGACGTCATTGTGGAGCTCCAGCAGAAGACGGGCCTGAAGAATGTCCTCCTGGAGCGCAAGATTGCGGCCCTGTTGCGCGAAGACGAGAAGCGCAGCATCATCCTGCACGAGACCATTGCCACGTGTGCGCCCAACTTAGCCGACAAACTAACCAGCCTGGACGAGCGGGTGGGCAATATCGTGGACGAGAAGAACAAAACGATTATTGA
- the LOC117898303 gene encoding monocarboxylate transporter 10 isoform X4 — translation MAENEPLNETEKQVNGRILPSNGHISPAVSNGQVHHANGKSQANGNGTTNGTHIEAPCCRDIHGKEPPDGGARAWLVMVSAFLCNGIIFGFINTYGVLHSLLSDRLTALGDPEASSKAALVGSLAIGTTFLFSTVAGCLTDKIGLRLTTFAGGVLSAGGLLLSSFFTENISALYFSYGIMFGLGAALAYTPTLAILGHYFKRYLGKVSGFVTAGSSVFTVILPPCLDSMLGGYGLEATLRIMSLMSAFIIVCSFVYKPLHPPPDPPKKKPGRSRINLFLRSIVNVEIWKRKRFVIWALCVPLALFGYFVPYVHMMQFVKITFPGEDLNLPVMCIGITSGIGRLIFGIIADMPGVNRMYLQQLSLVSIGLVTLLLPLTNSYVVLVSFTLVMGLFDGCFISLLGPIAYEICGPSGATQAIGFLLGLSSIPLTVGPPVAGMIFDSTGSYTVPFVLAGLPPLVGSSLLFLIRCVKDDNNAAAAASPLRVAALPNGDIEIASNGNKSSAPLMGATTNGVNGASATIHCNGHVENGTEKLNVAVGSSAS, via the exons atggcaGAGAACGAGCCGCTGAATGAGACAGAGAAGCAGGTGAATGGTCGCATCCTGCCCAGCAATGGACACATATCGCCGGCTGTTAGCAATGGCCAGGTGCACCACGCCAATGGCAAGAGCCAGGCGAATGGCAACGGCACTACGAACGGCACACACATCGAGGCGCCCTGCTGTCGAGACATACACGGCAAGGAGCCACCGGATGGCGGTGCACGGGCCTGGCTCGTCATGGTTAGCGCCTTCCTGTGCAACGGCATCATCTTCGGTTTCATCAACACCTACGGAGTGCTGCACTCGCTCTTAAGCGATCGACTGACAGCGTTGGGCGACCCGGAGGCCTCCAGTAAAGCGG CACTCGTTGGCTCCCTGGCCATTGGCACCACATTCCTCTTCTCAACAGTCGCCGGCTGTCTGACGGACAAGATCGGCCTGCGGCTGACCACCTTCGCGGGCGGAGTTCTCTCGGCGggtggcctgctgctgtcctcgTTCTTCACGGAGAACATCAGCGCCCTGTACTTCAGCTATGGGATCATGTTTGGTCTTGGCGCGGCCCTGGCCTACACGCCCACTCTTGCCATTCTGGGGCACTACTTCAAGCGGTACCTGGGCAAGGTGAGCGGCTTCGTGACAGCGGGCTCCAGCGTCTTTACTGTGATACTGCCGCCCTGCCTGGACAGTATGCTGGGTGGCTATGGCCTGGAGGCAACACTGAGG ATTATGAGTCTCATGTCGGCCTTCATCATTGTGTGTTCCTTCGTGTACAAGCCGCTGCATCCGCCGCCGGATCCGCCCAAAAAGAAGCCCGGACGATCGCGCATCAATCTCTTCCTGCGCTCCATTGTCAATGTGGAGATCTGGAAGCGCAAGCGCTTCGTTATTTGGGCTCTGTGCGTACCCCTAGCCCTGTTTGGGTACTTTGTGCCCTACGTCCACATGATGCAGTTCGTGAAGATAACGTTCCCCGGCGAGGATCTCAATCTGCCAGTCATGTGCATTGGCATAACGTCGGGCATTGGGCGCCTGATATTCGGCATCATTGCGGACATGCCCGGCGTGAATCGGATgtatctgcagcagctgtcgctGGTGTCCATTGGCTTGgtcacgctgctgctgccactgaccAACTCGTATGTGGTTCTCGTCTCCTTCACCCTGGTCATGGGCCTCTTCGATGGCTGCTTCATCTCGCTGCTGGGTCCCATTGCCTACGAGATATGCGGACCCTCGGGTGCCACACAGGCGATTGGCTTTCTGCTGGGACTGAGCTCCATTCCGCTCACCGTGGGACCACCAGTGGCTGGCATGATATTCGACAGCACGGGCTCGTACACGGTTCCTTTTGTATTGGCAGGACTGCCACCGTTGGTGGGCTCCTCGCTGCTGTTCCTCATCAGGTGCGTGAAGGATGAcaacaatgcagcagcagctgccagtccGCTGCGCGTTGCGGCACTGCCCAACGGCGACATTGAGATTGCCAGCAATG GCAACAAATCAAGCGCTCCTCTCATGGGTGCGACCACAAACGGAGTTAATGGCGCATCAGCGACGATCCACTGCAATGGACATGTGGAAAATGGAACTG AGAAACTCAACGTTGCCGTCGGATCATCGGCGTCCTAG
- the LOC117898303 gene encoding monocarboxylate transporter 10 isoform X3, whose protein sequence is MAENEPLNETEKQVNGRILPSNGHISPAVSNGQVHHANGKSQANGNGTTNGTHIEAPCCRDIHGKEPPDGGARAWLVMVSAFLCNGIIFGFINTYGVLHSLLSDRLTALGDPEASSKAALVGSLAIGTTFLFSTVAGCLTDKIGLRLTTFAGGVLSAGGLLLSSFFTENISALYFSYGIMFGLGAALAYTPTLAILGHYFKRYLGKVSGFVTAGSSVFTVILPPCLDSMLGGYGLEATLRIMSLMSAFIIVCSFVYKPLHPPPDPPKKKPGRSRINLFLRSIVNVEIWKRKRFVIWALCVPLALFGYFVPYVHMMQFVKITFPGEDLNLPVMCIGITSGIGRLIFGIIADMPGVNRMYLQQLSLVSIGLVTLLLPLTNSYVVLVSFTLVMGLFDGCFISLLGPIAYEICGPSGATQAIGFLLGLSSIPLTVGPPVAGMIFDSTGSYTVPFVLAGLPPLVGSSLLFLIRCVKDDNNAAAAASPLRVAALPNGDIEIASNGEHLSPGNKSSAPLMGATTNGVNGASATIHCNGHVENGTEKLNVAVGSSAS, encoded by the exons atggcaGAGAACGAGCCGCTGAATGAGACAGAGAAGCAGGTGAATGGTCGCATCCTGCCCAGCAATGGACACATATCGCCGGCTGTTAGCAATGGCCAGGTGCACCACGCCAATGGCAAGAGCCAGGCGAATGGCAACGGCACTACGAACGGCACACACATCGAGGCGCCCTGCTGTCGAGACATACACGGCAAGGAGCCACCGGATGGCGGTGCACGGGCCTGGCTCGTCATGGTTAGCGCCTTCCTGTGCAACGGCATCATCTTCGGTTTCATCAACACCTACGGAGTGCTGCACTCGCTCTTAAGCGATCGACTGACAGCGTTGGGCGACCCGGAGGCCTCCAGTAAAGCGG CACTCGTTGGCTCCCTGGCCATTGGCACCACATTCCTCTTCTCAACAGTCGCCGGCTGTCTGACGGACAAGATCGGCCTGCGGCTGACCACCTTCGCGGGCGGAGTTCTCTCGGCGggtggcctgctgctgtcctcgTTCTTCACGGAGAACATCAGCGCCCTGTACTTCAGCTATGGGATCATGTTTGGTCTTGGCGCGGCCCTGGCCTACACGCCCACTCTTGCCATTCTGGGGCACTACTTCAAGCGGTACCTGGGCAAGGTGAGCGGCTTCGTGACAGCGGGCTCCAGCGTCTTTACTGTGATACTGCCGCCCTGCCTGGACAGTATGCTGGGTGGCTATGGCCTGGAGGCAACACTGAGG ATTATGAGTCTCATGTCGGCCTTCATCATTGTGTGTTCCTTCGTGTACAAGCCGCTGCATCCGCCGCCGGATCCGCCCAAAAAGAAGCCCGGACGATCGCGCATCAATCTCTTCCTGCGCTCCATTGTCAATGTGGAGATCTGGAAGCGCAAGCGCTTCGTTATTTGGGCTCTGTGCGTACCCCTAGCCCTGTTTGGGTACTTTGTGCCCTACGTCCACATGATGCAGTTCGTGAAGATAACGTTCCCCGGCGAGGATCTCAATCTGCCAGTCATGTGCATTGGCATAACGTCGGGCATTGGGCGCCTGATATTCGGCATCATTGCGGACATGCCCGGCGTGAATCGGATgtatctgcagcagctgtcgctGGTGTCCATTGGCTTGgtcacgctgctgctgccactgaccAACTCGTATGTGGTTCTCGTCTCCTTCACCCTGGTCATGGGCCTCTTCGATGGCTGCTTCATCTCGCTGCTGGGTCCCATTGCCTACGAGATATGCGGACCCTCGGGTGCCACACAGGCGATTGGCTTTCTGCTGGGACTGAGCTCCATTCCGCTCACCGTGGGACCACCAGTGGCTGGCATGATATTCGACAGCACGGGCTCGTACACGGTTCCTTTTGTATTGGCAGGACTGCCACCGTTGGTGGGCTCCTCGCTGCTGTTCCTCATCAGGTGCGTGAAGGATGAcaacaatgcagcagcagctgccagtccGCTGCGCGTTGCGGCACTGCCCAACGGCGACATTGAGATTGCCAGCAATGGTGAGCAT CTTTCGCCAGGCAACAAATCAAGCGCTCCTCTCATGGGTGCGACCACAAACGGAGTTAATGGCGCATCAGCGACGATCCACTGCAATGGACATGTGGAAAATGGAACTG AGAAACTCAACGTTGCCGTCGGATCATCGGCGTCCTAG
- the LOC117898303 gene encoding monocarboxylate transporter 10 isoform X2, protein MAENEPLNETEKQVNGRILPSNGHISPAVSNGQVHHANGKSQANGNGTTNGTHIEAPCCRDIHGKEPPDGGARAWLVMVSAFLCNGIIFGFINTYGVLHSLLSDRLTALGDPEASSKAALVGSLAIGTTFLFSTVAGCLTDKIGLRLTTFAGGVLSAGGLLLSSFFTENISALYFSYGIMFGLGAALAYTPTLAILGHYFKRYLGKVSGFVTAGSSVFTVILPPCLDSMLGGYGLEATLRIMSLMSAFIIVCSFVYKPLHPPPDPPKKKPGRSRINLFLRSIVNVEIWKRKRFVIWALCVPLALFGYFVPYVHMMQFVKITFPGEDLNLPVMCIGITSGIGRLIFGIIADMPGVNRMYLQQLSLVSIGLVTLLLPLTNSYVVLVSFTLVMGLFDGCFISLLGPIAYEICGPSGATQAIGFLLGLSSIPLTVGPPVAGMIFDSTGSYTVPFVLAGLPPLVGSSLLFLIRCVKDDNNAAAAASPLRVAALPNGDIEIASNGNKSSAPLMGATTNGVNGASATIHCNGHVENGTGLYSASLCPPSDDFGQRRPSITARSVSASACAHSRSSIHTNTPLPSCSHTALLGPGSSMSMSMPLRDGTDIKKRRYNYSVY, encoded by the exons atggcaGAGAACGAGCCGCTGAATGAGACAGAGAAGCAGGTGAATGGTCGCATCCTGCCCAGCAATGGACACATATCGCCGGCTGTTAGCAATGGCCAGGTGCACCACGCCAATGGCAAGAGCCAGGCGAATGGCAACGGCACTACGAACGGCACACACATCGAGGCGCCCTGCTGTCGAGACATACACGGCAAGGAGCCACCGGATGGCGGTGCACGGGCCTGGCTCGTCATGGTTAGCGCCTTCCTGTGCAACGGCATCATCTTCGGTTTCATCAACACCTACGGAGTGCTGCACTCGCTCTTAAGCGATCGACTGACAGCGTTGGGCGACCCGGAGGCCTCCAGTAAAGCGG CACTCGTTGGCTCCCTGGCCATTGGCACCACATTCCTCTTCTCAACAGTCGCCGGCTGTCTGACGGACAAGATCGGCCTGCGGCTGACCACCTTCGCGGGCGGAGTTCTCTCGGCGggtggcctgctgctgtcctcgTTCTTCACGGAGAACATCAGCGCCCTGTACTTCAGCTATGGGATCATGTTTGGTCTTGGCGCGGCCCTGGCCTACACGCCCACTCTTGCCATTCTGGGGCACTACTTCAAGCGGTACCTGGGCAAGGTGAGCGGCTTCGTGACAGCGGGCTCCAGCGTCTTTACTGTGATACTGCCGCCCTGCCTGGACAGTATGCTGGGTGGCTATGGCCTGGAGGCAACACTGAGG ATTATGAGTCTCATGTCGGCCTTCATCATTGTGTGTTCCTTCGTGTACAAGCCGCTGCATCCGCCGCCGGATCCGCCCAAAAAGAAGCCCGGACGATCGCGCATCAATCTCTTCCTGCGCTCCATTGTCAATGTGGAGATCTGGAAGCGCAAGCGCTTCGTTATTTGGGCTCTGTGCGTACCCCTAGCCCTGTTTGGGTACTTTGTGCCCTACGTCCACATGATGCAGTTCGTGAAGATAACGTTCCCCGGCGAGGATCTCAATCTGCCAGTCATGTGCATTGGCATAACGTCGGGCATTGGGCGCCTGATATTCGGCATCATTGCGGACATGCCCGGCGTGAATCGGATgtatctgcagcagctgtcgctGGTGTCCATTGGCTTGgtcacgctgctgctgccactgaccAACTCGTATGTGGTTCTCGTCTCCTTCACCCTGGTCATGGGCCTCTTCGATGGCTGCTTCATCTCGCTGCTGGGTCCCATTGCCTACGAGATATGCGGACCCTCGGGTGCCACACAGGCGATTGGCTTTCTGCTGGGACTGAGCTCCATTCCGCTCACCGTGGGACCACCAGTGGCTGGCATGATATTCGACAGCACGGGCTCGTACACGGTTCCTTTTGTATTGGCAGGACTGCCACCGTTGGTGGGCTCCTCGCTGCTGTTCCTCATCAGGTGCGTGAAGGATGAcaacaatgcagcagcagctgccagtccGCTGCGCGTTGCGGCACTGCCCAACGGCGACATTGAGATTGCCAGCAATG GCAACAAATCAAGCGCTCCTCTCATGGGTGCGACCACAAACGGAGTTAATGGCGCATCAGCGACGATCCACTGCAATGGACATGTGGAAAATGGAACTGGTTTGTACTCTGCTTCACTTTGCCCACCCAGCGACGACTTCGGTCAGCGCCGGCCTAGTATAACTGCTCGATCTGTCTCGGCCTCGGCTTGCGCTCATTCCCGTAGCTCAATTCATACTAACACTCCTCTGCCCAGCTGCTCGCACACAGCCCTGCTTGGTCCTGGGTCCagcatgtccatgtccatgccaTTGCGGGATGGGACCGATATCAAAAAGCGTCGCTATAACTATTCCGTCTACTAA
- the LOC117898303 gene encoding monocarboxylate transporter 10 isoform X1 → MAENEPLNETEKQVNGRILPSNGHISPAVSNGQVHHANGKSQANGNGTTNGTHIEAPCCRDIHGKEPPDGGARAWLVMVSAFLCNGIIFGFINTYGVLHSLLSDRLTALGDPEASSKAALVGSLAIGTTFLFSTVAGCLTDKIGLRLTTFAGGVLSAGGLLLSSFFTENISALYFSYGIMFGLGAALAYTPTLAILGHYFKRYLGKVSGFVTAGSSVFTVILPPCLDSMLGGYGLEATLRIMSLMSAFIIVCSFVYKPLHPPPDPPKKKPGRSRINLFLRSIVNVEIWKRKRFVIWALCVPLALFGYFVPYVHMMQFVKITFPGEDLNLPVMCIGITSGIGRLIFGIIADMPGVNRMYLQQLSLVSIGLVTLLLPLTNSYVVLVSFTLVMGLFDGCFISLLGPIAYEICGPSGATQAIGFLLGLSSIPLTVGPPVAGMIFDSTGSYTVPFVLAGLPPLVGSSLLFLIRCVKDDNNAAAAASPLRVAALPNGDIEIASNGEHLSPGNKSSAPLMGATTNGVNGASATIHCNGHVENGTGLYSASLCPPSDDFGQRRPSITARSVSASACAHSRSSIHTNTPLPSCSHTALLGPGSSMSMSMPLRDGTDIKKRRYNYSVY, encoded by the exons atggcaGAGAACGAGCCGCTGAATGAGACAGAGAAGCAGGTGAATGGTCGCATCCTGCCCAGCAATGGACACATATCGCCGGCTGTTAGCAATGGCCAGGTGCACCACGCCAATGGCAAGAGCCAGGCGAATGGCAACGGCACTACGAACGGCACACACATCGAGGCGCCCTGCTGTCGAGACATACACGGCAAGGAGCCACCGGATGGCGGTGCACGGGCCTGGCTCGTCATGGTTAGCGCCTTCCTGTGCAACGGCATCATCTTCGGTTTCATCAACACCTACGGAGTGCTGCACTCGCTCTTAAGCGATCGACTGACAGCGTTGGGCGACCCGGAGGCCTCCAGTAAAGCGG CACTCGTTGGCTCCCTGGCCATTGGCACCACATTCCTCTTCTCAACAGTCGCCGGCTGTCTGACGGACAAGATCGGCCTGCGGCTGACCACCTTCGCGGGCGGAGTTCTCTCGGCGggtggcctgctgctgtcctcgTTCTTCACGGAGAACATCAGCGCCCTGTACTTCAGCTATGGGATCATGTTTGGTCTTGGCGCGGCCCTGGCCTACACGCCCACTCTTGCCATTCTGGGGCACTACTTCAAGCGGTACCTGGGCAAGGTGAGCGGCTTCGTGACAGCGGGCTCCAGCGTCTTTACTGTGATACTGCCGCCCTGCCTGGACAGTATGCTGGGTGGCTATGGCCTGGAGGCAACACTGAGG ATTATGAGTCTCATGTCGGCCTTCATCATTGTGTGTTCCTTCGTGTACAAGCCGCTGCATCCGCCGCCGGATCCGCCCAAAAAGAAGCCCGGACGATCGCGCATCAATCTCTTCCTGCGCTCCATTGTCAATGTGGAGATCTGGAAGCGCAAGCGCTTCGTTATTTGGGCTCTGTGCGTACCCCTAGCCCTGTTTGGGTACTTTGTGCCCTACGTCCACATGATGCAGTTCGTGAAGATAACGTTCCCCGGCGAGGATCTCAATCTGCCAGTCATGTGCATTGGCATAACGTCGGGCATTGGGCGCCTGATATTCGGCATCATTGCGGACATGCCCGGCGTGAATCGGATgtatctgcagcagctgtcgctGGTGTCCATTGGCTTGgtcacgctgctgctgccactgaccAACTCGTATGTGGTTCTCGTCTCCTTCACCCTGGTCATGGGCCTCTTCGATGGCTGCTTCATCTCGCTGCTGGGTCCCATTGCCTACGAGATATGCGGACCCTCGGGTGCCACACAGGCGATTGGCTTTCTGCTGGGACTGAGCTCCATTCCGCTCACCGTGGGACCACCAGTGGCTGGCATGATATTCGACAGCACGGGCTCGTACACGGTTCCTTTTGTATTGGCAGGACTGCCACCGTTGGTGGGCTCCTCGCTGCTGTTCCTCATCAGGTGCGTGAAGGATGAcaacaatgcagcagcagctgccagtccGCTGCGCGTTGCGGCACTGCCCAACGGCGACATTGAGATTGCCAGCAATGGTGAGCAT CTTTCGCCAGGCAACAAATCAAGCGCTCCTCTCATGGGTGCGACCACAAACGGAGTTAATGGCGCATCAGCGACGATCCACTGCAATGGACATGTGGAAAATGGAACTGGTTTGTACTCTGCTTCACTTTGCCCACCCAGCGACGACTTCGGTCAGCGCCGGCCTAGTATAACTGCTCGATCTGTCTCGGCCTCGGCTTGCGCTCATTCCCGTAGCTCAATTCATACTAACACTCCTCTGCCCAGCTGCTCGCACACAGCCCTGCTTGGTCCTGGGTCCagcatgtccatgtccatgccaTTGCGGGATGGGACCGATATCAAAAAGCGTCGCTATAACTATTCCGTCTACTAA